A segment of the Streptomyces sp. NBC_00597 genome:
GGCCGCGGCCGCCTCGAACCAGCGGGGCGGTTCCTTGGCCACCGCCTTCTGGAAAGCTTCTGCGGCCTTGCCCTTGAGGCCGTCGGGCTCCCCGATGCCCTTGAGGCCGTTGCCGACCTGCTCGAAGGAGGCCTTGAAGTCGTTCAGGTGCGACACCTGAGCACGGATCTTGGAGACGCTGCCGTAGACCAGTTTCTTCGGGTCGTCGGTCTGGCCGAGCTCCAGCTCCGAGACGTCCGCGCCGAGCTGGTTGGCGGCCGAGCGGGATTTGTCGCGTATCCAGTCGCCGGCGTCGTCGAGGCCGACCTCCTCGGCCAGGTCGGCCGTCTTGTCGCCGGCCCATTCGATGGCGTCGCCGACCTTCTCGACCGCGTGCTCGACCTTGTCCTCAATCGAGTCCGGTATGAAGTCACCCAGGCCCATCAGTTACCGCCCCCGTCACCTTTGGCCTGGTCCAGCAGGTCCTTCAGCGAACCGATCCTGCCGGTGGATGTCACCGTGTCCTTGGTGTCCGACCAGGTCTTCTTGATGTCCTCGGCGCCCTTCTCGAAGGACTCCTGGCTATAGTCCGGCTTGTAGACGTCCGCCCGGAACAGGTCCCCCCAGCCCTTTTGCTCGATCTCGTCCTCGGTGGCGTGCGGGTTGCCGTAGCCGGCATTCACGACGACCTTGAAGGCACCCTGCATGTACTGGTCCTCCTCCCACACCGTGCCCGCGGCGATGCCGAGGTTCCCGGCGAGGGTGGAGGCGTCCTGGATCAGCGAGCGCACGCCCCACTCCCAGCGCTCGCAGAAGTCCTCGAAGTCGGTGGCCAGGCCGGCGTGTCCGGCCTCCATCCCCGTCATCGACAGGTCACTCAAGCCCTCGCCCTGCGAGGCGCCCGCTGCGTCGGAGGACTCGCGCAGCTCGGATATGGCCCCGCGCAGACCGTCCCGGATGTTCTTGACGGCCGCTGGGGAGACCTCGAGGTCCCCGTCGCCCGCCATCAGGCCGCGTCCCCGTGATCGACATCCACCGCGTACGCGTCAGGGACGATCCCCGCGACCGGCGGGAAAAACATCGAACCATTCTCATCTGCCACGTTCACGGCCACCCCCGCCGGACCATCGACCATCGGAACCACCGCATCCACGAGACGGGCGCCCAGGATCGCCAGGTACTCCCACTCCTGGTCGCCGGCGCCGCGCGCCTGTACGAACCGGGCCAATGCCTCTTCGTCCGTGAACGCGAAGAACCAGCGGATCCCGCCCTGAACGGCGGACATCAGACCACCGCCGGGGCCGTCCGCGAGCGGGGCGAGCAGAACGGCACGGCGGAACTCCCCCACCAGCCGCGCCGGATCACCCTGCCCATCCCGAACGGCCGCAATCTCCCCCGTCAACTCCATGTCCCTCTTCCCCCAAGCAACGGTCAGCGCCTCAAGGCAACCGTACCTTGACCGCTTGCTCCGCTTTCTGGCGCATATCCGCTACCCCGCACAAGAAGCCGGATCCCGACCACAGCTGGTGTCAAGGGGTCGCAGGCGGCGCCGTTCACATCCCGCCCCCTGCCGACGACCGCGGCGGTGGTCTTCCCTAGGGGCCGCGGGGCAGGCCCCCCGCTTCAGCAGCGCACAGCCGTGGGTGGTTGCATCCCCGAGGGTGCGGGAAGCAGAGCGGCAACACCGACGCGGTTATGGCAGGCCTGGGTTCATCCCCGCAGGAGCGGGAGGCGAGCTTCTCGGGGCCGTAGCGCCGGGGTTCATCCCCGCTGAGGGGAGCAGCCCCACGCCACGCCCGGCGATCTCCAAATCATGGGGTCATCCCCGCGGGTACGGGGAGCAGCATGTTCAGCAGTTCCAGGTTAGTCGGCAACCGGGGTCATCCCCGCGGGTGCGGGGAGCAGCAGTTGAAGATGCCCTGCGCCTTCATGCGGGTGGGGTCCTCCCCGCGTCGGCCGGGAGCACGAGAGGCCAGTCCGGTGCCGGCCGTGAGCCCCGGTGCTCCCCGCTGGCGCGGGGGTGGACCGATGAACTCCGACAGCATTGCTGCGCTGCGCAGAACGCACTCTCCCAGGAATCAGGTCACCGGAATCATGTCGGAGTGGTAGACCGTTCGGTCATCCCCGCAGGTGCGGAGCACTGCCACGGTCGGTCTCGACCAGCGGCCGACGCTTCGGTTCATCCCCACGGGTGTTGGCGGCAGAAGCCGCTCATCACTGCCATGTGCTCGGTTTAGGGGTCATCCCCGCATGGGCGGGAAGCAGGCTTTTTAGAGCTGCTCGGCGTCGTACTCGGTGCCGATGGGGTCATCCCCACCGACGCCGGGAGCAGATGTCCTTGATCTGATCCCAAGCCCGCTTCATGGGTTCATCCCCGCGGGCGCAGGGATCAGGCGGCCTGCGTTGCCAGCGCCAGCGCCGTGTCGGGTTCACCCCCCGCGGGAGCGGGAGCAGCGGCACGAAGTCGACTCCGCCGTCCACGAGGCGGGGTCATTCCCGCGAGTGCGGGAAGCAGCTGGGCACGGCGCTGGAGTGATCAATGGCGTAGGGGTCATCCCCCGCGAATGCGGGGAGCAGCGCCGGGCGGCGGTTGCCGCCTTGTAATCCTTAGGTTCATCCCCACGGCTGCGGGGAGCAGGGCGCCCAGGTTATCCGGGGAATCGGTGGCGCGGGGTCATCCCAGCTGGTGCCTCCGCCTCGGCGAGGTCTCCCGAAGCATCTTCGGGGCAGGTTAGTGTCACCAGCCCAACAACGTTTTCTATCAGGGCCTGAATCTGGCCTGGTCGCCATCTACGTAGATCATGAAGGGAGTAAGCACTGGGCCAGTCTCACCGCCCAGTGGGCGTAGTTCCACGCCTCGGTCACGGAGCTCCTTTGTGGCCCACCCTTTGTCTGGGGGAAGTCCCTCCCTTGCGGCATCGTTCTGTACGTCGAAGAGAGGCCGCACCGCTTCCCAGTCTTCCATCGGTTCGAACCTGCAAGTACTCCACGGCTGGTCGTGTACGGCCAGGTAGAGGAGACCGACTGGCTCGCCGCGACGTACATCCGCCACCGCGCGGAACTGATCGCGTTGGACTGCATGTGTCGCTACCCCTGTCCCAAGTCCCGCAGCATCTGCTGCAGCAGCGAATTCAGGTAGCCGACTTTGTCTCGTGCCTTCCACACGAGAGTCCACCCGCAATCGCGTTCCAGGTACCAGGCGACCTCCGGCTCCGGGACGGCGCAGCGGATCCACAGGGGTGGGGTGATCTGTCGAGCGGCATAATCACCGATCCACAACGTGGCCAGTCGGCCGAGCCGGGTGCGTTCGGGATCGGTGAAGGCCTGTCGCACCATCCAGCTCGGCTCTGCGCGCTCGTCTGCGTTCCACCCCGCGGCGTCGGGTCCTTCCGCGAGGGTGAGGGCTCCGACCAGTTGGTCGTCCTCCCACCTGCCGATGAGCTGGATATCCGGCTGGGGGTCAGCAGCCAGGCGGAGCAAGGAGGAGCCGTCGGTCGTCGCGGTTCGGATCCGCTTCTCGTGGTCGGTGCGGCGGTGGACGAGATCCGCGAGCGGGTCCCAGTCTGAGTTGGTCAAGAGCAGCATGGGGTACATGGCGTTGGTCTCTGCCTGCGAGGGAGGGTGCTTCACTGCGGCGCCGGCATACGCGGCGGAGACGTAGTCGGGGACTGCGGAGAACTGGTGGGCGTTCTGATGGCGGGCGGTGGGGACGACCCGAACGCGGCCCCGTAGAGGTCCTCCCAGTCGCCGAAAGGCCGACGGAAATCACAGGATTCGCGACGGCTGGGGGCAGATCCTCCGCACGGAAGGCGCCTTCGGTGGCGCGCCTGAGGGCCCGCCTGGCTCGCGGCGTCTGCGACAGCTGGGTCGAAGGTCGAGTTCCACCCCTTCTGAACTGCGATTCCACTGCACAAGCGGCGCACGTCGAGCGCCTTCTAATGACAATGTTGGAGTTGTGATTAAGGTGGGCGATGTGCACACTCCCTACATGAGCGACACGCCACGCCCCCGCGCCCGTCAGGCTGAACTCACTGCCGCGCACAAACGCGAACTCAGCGAGGGACAGACCGCCATCGACAACGCGCTCGAAGAGGTCGAGCGGCGGCGGAAGGCCTACGCGAAGTCCGCGGGTCGCATCGCCGACGAGCTCGGCCGGGGAGGGACCTCCGCCCTCGCCCGGCATCTGGACGTCTCGGCCCAGTACGTCTCGACGCTGATCGCGTCCGCCAAGGACGCCCCGGCCTGCAATGAGAGGAGCGCAGCCGCATGAGCCAGCCCGCCCACGAACCCACGGTCGTACCCCAGCCACCCGTGCAGGCCGAGGCGATCCGCATCGTGCTCGCCTAGGTCGCCCCCCACCTGCTTCCACAATTCGACCAGGACCGGGCCGCCGCCACCGACCGGGCACGCGCCGAGACGTCGCCGACGCCGCTGCGGGTGTTCGCCGAAGCTTGGGCCGTCGAGGTCGCCATCGCCCGGCATCCCGAGACCGTCACACGATTGCGGGAACTGGAGGCCGCCGCCGACGCGGAAACCGACGCACGGGCCGCCATGGGGATCGCCGCCGAGATCAGCGGCATCCGCCGGGCCGCCGCGGCCGAGGCTGGCGTCAGCGGGGCCGCCCGGTGAGCGACGAGTGGACGTGGGACTACGCGTTCCAGGCCGAGGATCAGGCGAGCTTCCCCAAACTGGTCCTCGATGAGGTGAAGGCCCTCGCCGAGCAGATCGTCGACCTGGCCAACCTCGGCATCGACCCGGCCGAACTCGGAGAACTGAGGTTCCCCCGCTGTGCGGGAGCGGTTGACTAGCTGGCCAGGGCGGGTTGACGTGGTGTCAGGTTCACTTGTTCGGCTGCTGCCTGGTCGGCGTAGTGCTTCTCCTCGTACTCGATCGGGCTGAGGTAGCCGAGCCGTTTCTGGATGCGGCGGGGGTTGTAGAAACCGTCGATGTACTCGAAGAGCGCGAGGTTCGCCTCGGCCCGGGTGGCGAAGACGCGGCCGCGGACGCCCTCGGTCTTGATCAGCATCCACAGGTTCTCCGCGAGGGCGTTGTCGAACGAGTCGCCGACCGAGCCCATGGATGCCTGGATCCCTGCCCTGACCAGGCGTGTCGTGAGCTTCACGGATGTGTATTGACAGCCGTGGTCCGCATGGTGAATGAGCTCGCCGGGGGTGGCTTCGCGGCTGGCCAGGGCGTACTCCAGTGTGGTCAGGACCAGGTCCGCGTCCGCGCGGGCAGAGGTTTCCCAGGCCACCACCCGGCGGGAGAACGCGTCGCGGATCGCGGAGAGCCACAGCGGGCCCTCCAGCGTCGTGATCATGGTCAGGTCGGTGACCCACAGCCGGTTCGGCCCGCTCGCGGTGAAGTCGCGTTGCACCAGGTCAGGGGCCAGATCCGCGTCCGGGTCGCGTCGGGTGAAGCTCTTGCTCCGGCGAGGGCTGATCCCGGCGAGGCCGGCCTGGCGCATGAGCCGTTCGACGCGCTTGCGGCCGACGCGCGTGCCCTCGCGCTTGAGGACGGCGTGCACGCGGGGTGAGCCGTAGATCCCGCCGGACTCGTCGTGGACCTGACGGATCCTGCTGGTCAGCTCGGCGTCCCGACGGTGCCGTTCGCACGGCTCGGTCTCGGCCTGGCGCCAACGGTAGTAGGTGGTGGAGGGGATGTTCAGTTCCCGGAGTACGGGCTCGACCCCCAGGTGCGGGTGCTCGTCGACGAGCGCCGTCACCTGGGCCGGGTCGGGTCGAGCTGGGCCGCGAAAAAAGCCGAGGCCGTCCGCAGGACCTCGTTCGCCCGCTTGAGCTGGACATTCTCCTTCCGCAGGGCGGCCAGTTCCTCGCGCTCGGCGGTGGTGAGCAGGTCTCCTCGCTCGCCGGCGTCGGCCTCGGCCTGCCGGATCCAGTTACGCAGGGCCTCGTGGTGCACGCCGAGATCCTCGGCCATGCGGCGGATCACGGGCTTCGGCTCGGCGGTCCGATACATCCGTACCGCACGCTCACGCAACTCCAACGGGTACTTCCTCGGTGCGGGCATCGTCTGGGCTCCTCTCGCGAGACCCATCTGACCATCCGTCACTCATCCCCGCATCTCGGGGGAACCTCAGACTACGCCGAACGCTGGCCCACACCGGACCTGCGCAGACTCCTGCAAGAGCCAGCCTTGCACCGCACCGGCGTTCCCGTGCGTGTCCTTCTGCTGGCCCGCCCGGCCGACGTCTGGTGGGAGAGCCTGGCGACCTGGATCGGCGACAAGCTCGAAGCCTCCGCCGCTCCCCATCCACTGCTGCCGCTGGCCGATGGCCCGCCCGCGCGCGCCGCCCTGTTCCGCCAGGCCCGCGACCGCTTCGCCGACCGCCTCGGCCTGCCTCCCAACGAGGCCAGCCGTATCGGGCTGCCCCTGGACATGGACAGCAACGAGGACTATGCCCAGATCCTGACCATCCACATCGCCGCCCTGGCCGCCGTCGACGCCCACCTGCACCACGACCCCGCCCCCACCAACCCGGCCCGCGCCTCCGCCTACCTCCTCGGACGCGACAGTCCAAGCCTGGCGCCGTCTCACCAACGCCGATCCCGCTCACACACCCGACCTCGCAGACTCACTGGGCAGCCTCGGCAACCGGTTGGCGGAGGCGGGGCGGAGGGACGAAGCCCTCCCTGTCACAGAGGAGGCTGTGGAGATCCAGCGCCGCCAGGTCGGCAGCAACCTAGTGTCCTGCGCCGGAGATCCGTCGTTAGTTTATGTATGACTGCTTCTGCGGATGTGCCGGTGCCTCGGCGTGGTCCGAAGTTGGAACCGTTGTTGTTGTCTTCCGATGAGCGTGTGGTGTTGGAGCGTTGGGTCCGCAGGGCGTCATCTGCGCAGGCGGTGGCCTTGCGGGCCCGCATCGTGTTGGCGTGTGCCGGTGCTGATGTGCCGCCGATTGTCGTGGTGGCACGGGAGTTGCATATCGCGGCCGACACGGTCCGCAAGTGGCGTCGCCGGTTCCTGGCGGCCCGGCTGGACGGGCTGGTCGACGAGCCCCGGCCTGGCCGGCCACCCACCATCAGCGTTGATCAGGTGGAGGCGGTAGTGGTCGGCACGCTGGAGGAGATCCCGAAGAACGCCACTCACTGGTCGCGTTCATCGATGGCCGCCCGCAGTGGCCTGTCGAAGTCGACAGTGGGCCGGATCTGGCGGAAGTTCCAGCTCAAGCCCCATTTGAGCGACACGTTCAAGCTGTCGACGGACCCGCTGTTCGTGGAGAAGCTCTACGACGTGGTGGGGCTGTATTTCAACCCGCCCGAAGGAGCGGTGGTGCTGTCGGTGGACGAGAAGTCCCAGATCCAGGCTCTTGACCGCTCTCAGCCAGTGCTGCCGATGATGCCCGGCATGCCCGAGCGCCGCACTCACGACTATGTTCGCAACGGGCTGACCACCTTGTTCGCGGCCTTCGACGTCGCGACCGGTGAAGTCATCACCTCACTGCACCGTCGCCACCGGGCCGCGGAGTTCAAGAAGTTCCTCATCAAGATCGACAAAGAGGTCCCCGAACACCTTCAGGTCCACCTGATCTGCGACAACTACGGCACCCACAAAACCCCGGCCATCAAGACGTGGCTGGCCAAACACCCACGGTTCCACCTGCACTTCACACCCACCGGCTCCTCCTGGATCAACCAGGTTGAGCGATGGTTCGGCTTCCTCGCGGACCAGAAGATCCGCCGTGGCGCCCACAAGAGTGTGCGCTCCCTGGAAGCCGACATCCGAGCCTGGGTCAAGCAGTGGAACGAAAACCCGACCCCGTTCACCTGGACCAAGACAGCCGAAGAGATCCTCGACTCACTCGCCCGCTTCTGCCAACGGATCTCCGGCGCAGGACACTAGCTCTCCACGAGCGTGACCTGGCCACGTACCTGTCGAACCTTGGCGCCCTCATGTCCATGGCGGGACGGCTGGACGAAGCCCTCCCGGTCACAGAGGAGGCTGTGGAGATCTGGCGTCGGCTGGCCGTCGGCAACCCAGCCGCCTACGAACCCGACCTTGCCACGTCGCTGTCAAACCTCGGCAACCGGCTGGCGGAGGCGGGACGGCCGGACGAAGCGGTGACCGTCGCTGAGGAGGCTGTGGAGATCCAGCGTCGGCTGGCCGTCGGCAACCCGGCCGCCTACGAACCCGACCTCGCCGGCTACCTGTCTAACCTTGGCAACCGGCTGGCGGAGGCGGAACGGCGGGACGAGGCGGTGACCGTCGCTGAGGAGGCTGTGGAGATCCAGCCGCGGCTGGCCGTCGGCAACCCGGCCGCCTACGAACCCGACCTCGCCACCTCGCTATCCATCCTCGGCCCTATCCTGGCGTGGGCAGGGCGGTTTGACGAAGGCTCAACCACTATCGGGGAGGCGGTGGAGATCTGGCGTCGGCTGGCCGCCGCCAACCCAGCCACCCACGAACCCAACCTGGCCAAGGCACTGACTCTCAGGGCCATACTTCTGGCGTCGAGTGGCGACCTCTCCGGCGCACTGCAGGACACAGAGGAAGCCGAGGCGATCTGCCGCAACCACATTGTCACGACACCCTCTGTAATCGCACCCTTGCATGCCGCATTGGCCGTGCAAGCGGAGCTGCTCGACAATCTCGGACGCCAGCGGGAGGCACAGGACGTGCGCCGCTGGCTGGCCGCGAATCCAGTTCAGCGCGGTCATGATGAGTAGCCGCGGTTCCGTGCGAGCAGTGAGTCAGCAGCAAGGTCGCCGGGCGTGCTGCTTCGCATACCGTGGCGCGACGTCGACGGCTGTCCCGTTCGATGTTTCATAGGTCGCTCGTGAAACACCCGACCGCCCAGCGGTCCACCTGCGGCGATCATGTTTCATGAGTTGTTGCAAACGACTGGAAGTCTGAAACACCCTCATGAAACAGTCCGGGTCGTGAGCAACGACTTCAAGCGCGTTGAAGCGCACGACTGCCCGATGTCCACCTGCGCCGCCCCTGCGGGCTCCCCGTGCCGGACCGGCAAGGGCAAGGTGGCGATCCAGTACCACACCGCCCGCTTCCGGCTCGTGCCCCAACTCGCCAAGGTGCTCAGCGTGCCGACCCCCGCCGTACGCAAGCCGGGGTCTGTGTGGACGGAGCTGCCCAGGCCGGTGAGCGCCGGCGCCGAGACGGTCGGTCACGTCCGCCTCGGGTATGCCCGTGCCTCGACCTCCCGGCAGTCCCTTGACGCACAGCTCGACTCCCTCGCCGAGGCCGGGGTGACGCGGGTCTTCTCGGAGAAGATCTCCACCCGCGCCGCGAAGCGGCCCAAGCTGGAGGCTGCCGTGAAGCTCGCCGGGGAGATCCGTTCCTCCGGCGTCGCTGTGACACTGGTCGTCCACGAGCACAAGCGTCTCGGCCGCGGCATCGAACTCGCCATGCTCGCCGAAGAGCTGAAGGCGAGCGATGTCGGCCTGGAGTTCCTCTCCGGGGAACTGAAGGGCTCGCACGACCCCTCCGGGATCGTGTTCACCGTGCTCGCTGTCATGTCCGGCATGGAGCGCGAGTACATCCGCGACCGCACCCTCGAAGGCCACGAGTCCGCCCGCAAGCGCGGCAAGACCATCGGAGGCGCAGGCGTCACGGACGACGACATGCTGTCCATGGCCCTTCACCTGCGCAACCAGGAGATGAGCCTTCGCGGCATCGCCAAGAGGCTCATCATCACGACCGGCGCGAAGAGGGGTCAGCATCCGTCGCCCGCCACCGTCATGCGGATGCTCCGCGAACACGACGAGCAGGCCGCCACGGCGGTGAGCAAGTGAGCGTGGCCTGCGACTCGGCGAGCGTCTCCAGGCTCGTCACCGCCTCGGCCCGCTGCTCCCCGGCTACTTTGCGGCTGGTGTCTGAGCTAGGACACCGGGGCCAACATGGTCGCCGAGCTACGCGACCGAGGGATCGGCTTCACCTCGCTCCACGAGAACCTGGACACCACCACCCCCGGCGGCCGACTCGTCTTCCACGTCTTCGCCGCCCTGGCGGAATTCATCCGCGAACTCATCGTCATCGGCACCAACGAGGGCCTGGCCGCCGCCCGCGCCCGCGGCCGCGTCGGCGGGCGCCCCACCGTCGCCACCGAGGAAGTCATCAAGGCCGCCCGCGACCTGCTGCCCGACCCCGGCCGCTCCATCACCTCGATCGCCAAGCTCCTCGGCGTCTCCCCGGGCACCCTCTACAACCACATCCCCGACCTGCGCGAACTACGCGCCGACGCCGTCCCCCGTCAGCTCAAAGCTCGTACGGAGCAGGCGAACCCCAGCAAGATCGATCTCACCGGGATTTCCTGTACCTCAACTACTCACACCCGGGCACGACGCGGCCGGAGGACCGGTGACACCGGCATCGGCATCCAGCTCAACTACCCCTGACAGTTTGGAGCTTCACACCCCGCGACCGGGTGCCCGCAGTTATGGTCGCCGTGATGGTCGTGTCCGATGGAGGAAGCGAACGTGGTAGGCGTGGAGCTGGCAGTGGGCTACTTCTTTCGCGTGGGCCGTGCGCAAGGCGCGGCGGGTGTCCGGTCGGGCGGATGCGGAGGTCGATCAGGCGCTGGACGCCGGGATGGACCGGCTGCACGAGGTGGTGGCCACCCGGTTGGGCCGTGAGCCGGCGCTGGAGAGTGTGGCGCGGGAGGTGACCGACGGCCGGGAGGAGCCGACCGCGGAGACCCGGGACCAACTGGAGCTGGCCTTGAGGTACACGGCCTCGCGCGACGCGGAGTTCGCCGCGGCGCTGCGACAGGCCATCGAGCAGGTCCGGATGGCCGAGGCGGCCGCCGGTCCGGGGGCGGGCAAGTACACCGTGAGCGGGAACACCATCGAGAATGCGGCCGTGCAGATCGGCGACAACAACGAGCAGCACAACCACTTCGGGTCCTAGTGACGACTGAGGCAGCCGGAGGCCAGTGGCCCGGATTCGGTCCCGGAACCGTCATCAACCTCGCGGTGGTGAAGGGCGACCACAACGTCCAGAACAACTACTTCATCACCAAGGACCCCGATCCGGTGGAGTCGGCGACGCGGCATCTGGCCGGGTTGGTGTGGGAGCAGTGGCACCACGAGGCCGAGCTGCGGGACCTCTTCCCGGTGCCGATCCCCGTTCTGTGGCGCATGACCGACGGCGGGAACCTCGGCGACCACGACCACCTGACGGGCGCTCCCATGGCCGGAAGCGCCTCGGATCTGGACTCCTTCGCTCGGTCGTTCTCCCAGCGGCAACCGCAGCGCCTGACCATCCTGGGCGGGGCCGGCAGCGGCAAGACGACCATGGCCGTCCTGCTGGTCCTCGAACTGCTGCGGCAGATGAAGGGAGGGGACCGGGTCCCGGTCCTGCTGCCACTGGCCTCCTGGCGGCCTGCCGAAGAACACCCGAAGTCCTGGCTGATCCGTCAGATCGTCGATACGTACCCGTTCCTGAGCGCCAGGACGGTCCGGGATCTGCTGAACCGCAGGCGCATCCTGCCGGTGCTCGACGGCCTGGACGAACTACCCGACCTCGAACGGCCGCTGGCCCTGCGGAAACTCAACTCCGGCTACCCGGCGCACGAGCCACTGGTGCTGACCTGTCGGACCCACGACTACGCCAAGGCGATCAAGAAGGGGCCCGTGCTGCGCTCGGCCCCGGTGGTCGAGGGCCGGCCGCTGACGGCGGAGGCGGTCGCGGGCTATCTGCTCGACCACGCCACCCCGCAACAGCGGGACCGTTGGAGGCCGCTCACCGATGCCGTGACCCGGGACCCGGACGGCCCCGCGGCCCAGGCCCTGTCGGTTCCGCTCCTGTTGTGGCTGTGCGGCAAGGTCCACGAGGACCCGGACCAGGACAGGAATCCCGGCGATCTCGCGAACCGGAACGCCTTCCCGACGCCCGAGAAGATCGAGCAGCACCTGCTGGACTCGCTCGTGCCGGCGGTCTACCCGAGTGATCCGCGGGATTCTCCGCACCCCGACCGAAGGGCGCCGCGCAGGTGGGCCAGGGGGCACGGGCCCCGGGAGGCCGAACGGGCGGCCCGCTGGCTCGGCCATCTCGCCCGGCACCTCACGAAGCGCGAGCAGACCGACCTCAAATGGTGGGAACTGGGCACGACCATGCACCCGTCGGCCCGGATGACCGTGATCGGCTGTGCGGCCGGGATATGCGTCGGGGCGGTCGTCTTCCTCGTGGACACGGTCTTCGTCACCGTCTTCGCGGCGCGTCCCGGCTGGGGCTTCCCCGCCA
Coding sequences within it:
- a CDS encoding SseB family protein, encoding MELTGEIAAVRDGQGDPARLVGEFRRAVLLAPLADGPGGGLMSAVQGGIRWFFAFTDEEALARFVQARGAGDQEWEYLAILGARLVDAVVPMVDGPAGVAVNVADENGSMFFPPVAGIVPDAYAVDVDHGDAA
- a CDS encoding IS3 family transposase; the encoded protein is MTALVDEHPHLGVEPVLRELNIPSTTYYRWRQAETEPCERHRRDAELTSRIRQVHDESGGIYGSPRVHAVLKREGTRVGRKRVERLMRQAGLAGISPRRSKSFTRRDPDADLAPDLVQRDFTASGPNRLWVTDLTMITTLEGPLWLSAIRDAFSRRVVAWETSARADADLVLTTLEYALASREATPGELIHHADHGCQYTSVKLTTRLVRAGIQASMGSVGDSFDNALAENLWMLIKTEGVRGRVFATRAEANLALFEYIDGFYNPRRIQKRLGYLSPIEYEEKHYADQAAAEQVNLTPRQPALAS
- a CDS encoding transposase translates to MPAPRKYPLELRERAVRMYRTAEPKPVIRRMAEDLGVHHEALRNWIRQAEADAGERGDLLTTAEREELAALRKENVQLKRANEVLRTASAFFAAQLDPTRPR
- a CDS encoding IS630 family transposase; translation: MTASADVPVPRRGPKLEPLLLSSDERVVLERWVRRASSAQAVALRARIVLACAGADVPPIVVVARELHIAADTVRKWRRRFLAARLDGLVDEPRPGRPPTISVDQVEAVVVGTLEEIPKNATHWSRSSMAARSGLSKSTVGRIWRKFQLKPHLSDTFKLSTDPLFVEKLYDVVGLYFNPPEGAVVLSVDEKSQIQALDRSQPVLPMMPGMPERRTHDYVRNGLTTLFAAFDVATGEVITSLHRRHRAAEFKKFLIKIDKEVPEHLQVHLICDNYGTHKTPAIKTWLAKHPRFHLHFTPTGSSWINQVERWFGFLADQKIRRGAHKSVRSLEADIRAWVKQWNENPTPFTWTKTAEEILDSLARFCQRISGAGH
- a CDS encoding tetratricopeptide repeat protein, which produces MERKPDPVHLDQDSRRDPRLTRPLLPTDLRRRTLALHERDLATYLSNLGALMSMAGRLDEALPVTEEAVEIWRRLAVGNPAAYEPDLATSLSNLGNRLAEAGRPDEAVTVAEEAVEIQRRLAVGNPAAYEPDLAGYLSNLGNRLAEAERRDEAVTVAEEAVEIQPRLAVGNPAAYEPDLATSLSILGPILAWAGRFDEGSTTIGEAVEIWRRLAAANPATHEPNLAKALTLRAILLASSGDLSGALQDTEEAEAICRNHIVTTPSVIAPLHAALAVQAELLDNLGRQREAQDVRRWLAANPVQRGHDE
- a CDS encoding recombinase family protein, producing MSNDFKRVEAHDCPMSTCAAPAGSPCRTGKGKVAIQYHTARFRLVPQLAKVLSVPTPAVRKPGSVWTELPRPVSAGAETVGHVRLGYARASTSRQSLDAQLDSLAEAGVTRVFSEKISTRAAKRPKLEAAVKLAGEIRSSGVAVTLVVHEHKRLGRGIELAMLAEELKASDVGLEFLSGELKGSHDPSGIVFTVLAVMSGMEREYIRDRTLEGHESARKRGKTIGGAGVTDDDMLSMALHLRNQEMSLRGIAKRLIITTGAKRGQHPSPATVMRMLREHDEQAATAVSK
- a CDS encoding NACHT domain-containing protein, which gives rise to MTTEAAGGQWPGFGPGTVINLAVVKGDHNVQNNYFITKDPDPVESATRHLAGLVWEQWHHEAELRDLFPVPIPVLWRMTDGGNLGDHDHLTGAPMAGSASDLDSFARSFSQRQPQRLTILGGAGSGKTTMAVLLVLELLRQMKGGDRVPVLLPLASWRPAEEHPKSWLIRQIVDTYPFLSARTVRDLLNRRRILPVLDGLDELPDLERPLALRKLNSGYPAHEPLVLTCRTHDYAKAIKKGPVLRSAPVVEGRPLTAEAVAGYLLDHATPQQRDRWRPLTDAVTRDPDGPAAQALSVPLLLWLCGKVHEDPDQDRNPGDLANRNAFPTPEKIEQHLLDSLVPAVYPSDPRDSPHPDRRAPRRWARGHGPREAERAARWLGHLARHLTKREQTDLKWWELGTTMHPSARMTVIGCAAGICVGAVVFLVDTVFVTVFAARPGWGFPARLAKGLLVGLADALINGPPAALLFGLAHRVRRAFVGAAVEPSRMRIGTRGRSGAPRTRSVRDILKQVRTGSLAGFAGGAGIGLLFGLWGKGVGDSRWFEIGLVAVMVYGAQFGLVFGLVSGLVAWLETPIDTDSAVRPRGLLATDRNNVLVQLLLLGPLAGVTVMVGSRLIVGFLGGSLWGVPVTAEPVWTIRFALLTALAGGLGAALSMTAWGEWVVLAHVWLPLTGRLPWRAMAFLEDAHQERGVLRQAGAVFQFRHARLQERLARPAEAGADDRS